The proteins below come from a single Haemorhous mexicanus isolate bHaeMex1 chromosome 18, bHaeMex1.pri, whole genome shotgun sequence genomic window:
- the RBM38 gene encoding RNA-binding protein 38: protein MHTVQKDTTFTKIFVGGLPYHTTDSSLRKYFEVFGDIEEAVVITDRQTGKSRGYGFVTMADRAAAERACKDPNPIIDGRKANVNLAYLGAKPRSIQTGFTIGVQQLHPAFIQRPFGLTPHYVYPQAIIQPSVVIPTPVQSITSPYIDYTAASQAYSQYTTAAYDQYPYAASPAAGFVGYGYTTGTVQPPLSAGTPAAPAAAFVQYQPQQLQPDRMQ, encoded by the exons ATGCACACCGTGCAGAAGGACACCACCTTCACCAAGATCTTCGTCGGGGGGCTGCCCTACCACACCACCGACTCCTCCCTCAGGAAGTACTTCGAGGTCTTCGGGGACATCGAGGAGGCGGTGGTGATCACGGACCGGCAGACCGGCAAATCCCGGGGATACGGCTTT GTGACCATggcagacagagctgctgctgaaagagcTTGCAAAGACCCAAACCCCATCATTGACGGCAGGAAAGCAAATGTGAACCTGGCGTATTTGGGAGCAAAACCAAGGAGTATTCAAACTG gttttacCATAGGTGTGCAGCAGCTACATCCAGCCTTCATTCAGAGACCCTTTGG ACTCACGCCTCACTATGTTTACCCCCAAGCCATCATCCAGCCCAGCGTGGTGATCCCTACCCCCGTGCAGTCCATCACGTCTCCCTACATCGACTACACGGCCGCCAGCCAAGCCTATTCCCAGTACACCACAGCTGCCTACGACCAGTACCCCTACGCTGCCTCCCCCGCCGCCGGCTTCGTGGGATACGGCTACACCACGGGCACGGTGCAGCCGCCCCTCAGCGCCGGCACCCCCGCGGCGCCCGCCGCCGCCTTCGTGCAGTACCAGccgcagcagctgcagcccgaCCGCATGCAGTGA